In Melanotaenia boesemani isolate fMelBoe1 chromosome 18, fMelBoe1.pri, whole genome shotgun sequence, the sequence caaaaaaaaaaaaaaaaaaaaaaaaaaaaaaaaaaacgcacgAGTCTCTTGGCTACCTTTCGAGGGACAACTCACGCCCATTTCTGTGTGTAGCTGCTGCAACTACACTTCCCCAGAAATGGCCTGCAATTAAGAGCACATGCGTGGTCTAATGGGTTTGTTTACATATTAATCAACTCAGTCCTGTGAACTCAGGACCCCCTGAGGACGCCGAGGATCACTTTCTCTCAGTGTCTGTCATTAATATGCTGTGATATTCTCATCTCTCGCCCTGATTAATCTGAAATGAAGGGGGCTGCATTGGATAACCCTGCTGTGGCATGGTACATTCAGAATGCATTTATATGTTACCAATTTAGGGACTTAACAGTTAGACAAGTCCAGTAAAGATACTTGTGCGCCATCCAGTGGCGGATTTTATTCGTGCAAGACGCGCTTCTGCAGTtgaaattagaataaaaaatataccaatgcattaaaataattaaaataaacaacccCTGTGGTacttttctttcacattttattaatagATGTCTTTATAGACAAATCAGAGGATGATTCACACTGAAAATCAACAAAGATATAATAGGCAAGCTGAAAGCTGGGGACACTTCAAAAAATGCTCACTTCACAGAGAATGACCTGCACCTCTCTGGTGCACCTTTAACCTTTTCCTTTCAAGTCCTGACATGTCATCATCCTTTGAAGAGCTGTGTAGAGGGTCCCTATCAGTTCTCCACAGCCCTGAATGGTATAAGAGTGGGCTTCAAGAGTGGCAAACCTTCACTTTAGACCTTTAATGAGCTGTCATTTCCCTACTTAGAGATATGCAAACTGAGAGGAAGTGCATAGACTGTCTTCAACTTCATCCGCTCAAGCAATGAAGAAAGAACTATTTTTATTCTACTCATCAGGACTGGAATTCATTGGATCTAAGTATGTAGGCTGCACATTTTTGACTCCAAGTAGCAGATAATCTAAAGTTAAAGAATAAGCTTagacagaagcaggaatctgTGACACATGAAATGTCTACCAGAATCCCAAAATATTCAGATTTctccatttaaaagaaaagacttaATTATTGACTTAATCATGGTTACACCCCCATCCTTCCTTCACATTTGACAAACATTGCACTGTCAGAGCTTCCCGACAAATCATGCGGAAGGGTGACATCAGGTATCCAAGAGCCACAACTGTCCCCAGGCCCTCAGAAGGACACACGACTacagaaaacatcaaatgtcAAGTACGGGGGACATGCACGGGAAGGGGATGTGGCCTACATAGCATTACTATACCAGAGGCTGCTGTTGCCCTGAAAGGGACTTCACTTCCATCAGGCAAGCTGATCGGCTAGACTGACAACAGAGTTATGGTTATTTTCCATGACAGCCAGTAAAGCCTACAAGCTTCCAGATACCTAGAGGTCGGTTGTGTGTTGGGACGTAAAGCAAACCATCTGCTTTTGCAAAGCAGATGACTAATCTTTGATCGGCTTTGCTTCGTGTTTTCTGTACATATCAgacatgtatttatattttacatttggcTCATGAAAGTAATTTCTTTCACAACTTTACTGTCACAAGAAAGCATCCATACACTGATAAACCCACAAGTATCCTCTGTGTGCTCACATCACCATGTTAAATGTCCACTTTAAAATGGATATTTGcttgtccatctgtctgcaaGTCCATCTGTCTGATTGCAGCTATAAATGACACTGTCTGTTTATATCTGAAATGAGGTCAGATTCTCAAACTGCTTCATTTGTGAGTTCAGTCTCAGTGCAGGGAGGAAGAAAGAGATAGACAGAGTGCGTGATGTCTGTCTTGTCTTACATCAGTAAGACGTGACCTCTATCTTAGCATGTGTGAGGAGACAAATGGCATCAATCTTGCTTGTTCCTCCCCTGCTAGTTTTGGGCTAATACCCTGATGAGGCGTTATATTGGTAACCCAGAGAGAAAATACTGCAGGCTTTCGTGTAACAGGTATTAGTTTGTGTGAATAGTTGCTCTCACATTTTCCAGGCTGGATTCTGTTATTCAGTTTAATGGTAGAATGAAAGCAGCTTCCTTTAAGTTAGTTAGGCTGCTGaaatttttatgtttcagtCAGAATTATGGTTGAAATTGGAATAAAACAGGtggaaaatgttaaatgtcaaaATGCTCAAGTACAGAACATcctttgtgtaaaataaatacacaaattaaaaaaatctaaataaaaccaaataaattttaagactgtattttattgaaaaaaatgtacaaagcaTATGAAATGCAACAAACAACTTTATTCTCATTTTGAAATGAATTCCAGCAACACAAAAAATTGTGACAGAGATGTTTTACTGCCTTGCATCATGTGTTctgtgtaaaaatatttttttcctttgtttttttaaccctttgcTTTCGTGTTCTGATGCACAACATGGGCCCAAAATGAGCCGCTGAGTCTGGGAATCCAATTTTCCTACaaataacagctaaatgttgcaaatattaaatgtattaGTGTTTGGCCCAACTCATTGCTAAAGTAATTATTTGGAACAACTTATTATTAAGTAATTTGATcttaaatcacatttaaataaacgAGTCAGTTATGACCTATTTGTGTAAACttgatgtttaaataaaatatatatttaaagaacACTTTGAATACTTAACCATAAAATGAACTGATTTCAAAAGATAGAGCAAAGAAACACTTAGCTAGTATTGAAATATATTTGGAATGAATGTTATTGCTCCAGCTTGATTCTGTGGCAAATATGATGctcaaacaaattaaataagtttAGCATAAAATTAATTATACTTCTTGATGAGATATAAACTTAAATTAAACTACAGCCTTTCCCAGAGGTGTGAACCCAGACTCATCTTAAAGTCatctaaaagtttaaaaaatattcaccttatttatttgttaattcattgaaaatgtatttatcaaGGACAATACGTCAAAACAACGGTACTAAAATATGTAACCAAGTCTGTAGGACTAGCTGATTTGCAGTCTTCATGAGTGACACTCCTTGCTATATTTCCCATGCTtctaaattttaaaatcatttcacTGACAAGAAGTAATTTTAGATATGAAAACTTTATCAACTTGTTAAAACTCAGTGACctatatttttaaatacattacagTGATGCCGTGTATTTACTTTTCCCCCCAAAAGAAAGACATATGAGGGGAACTTCTCAGGGATGCACTTTTCTATCCAGTCATATTCCTCACTGATTGCCAGTTAATCATAAGTTATTACAAGATGTcttattttcatattaatttcTATTGTGTGCTTGTATGATTTAGTCTTTGTTATTTCTATCTACATAACATGAATTTTATTGGCAAATGTAAAGTCAAGACCAAGTCCTCAGagttattaaagaaaatgttatttactGACTGTAAGGGATTGTAATTGTAAACCTTTCAGAAAGTATCATTGTGAATGGCCTTAATCGTATTATTCAGCCATGTAACTTACCTTCATTACCTACTACTTagttacttatttattattttaggtAATGTCAAAGACTGCAAATTCACACTGTGTGTAGGAAAATACAATTTGAAGGTGCGTTTGCTTACCGGAAGTTATGTTTCTGCTCGGGCAAAGAACTTCAACGGACGTCACCATGGCGACTAGACGCGGGCAATCATTCACTCCGGTAGAGATGACTTTGAATAAAAAGTAGAAACTCTCTATATTTATCTGAATTACTAAGTTTCTACATTGGCTTTTGCAGTGTCCGTTTTCCCAACGTTAATCTCAAAGGCCTGTTAGCAAAGAAACGCCAAAGAAACGTGACTTTGAACGTTTCATGACCTCCTTCCAGgctgcctataaattctcttgTATCTTTGACAAACACGTCAAGCGCAGTGAAACAAATGGCGGCTTCGAAAGCAGCTGTTTCCAGATTGCGGGCAGTGAGGACAAGCAAAAGAGCTGACAAATCATCTCCAGCGTCCACTCACAACTTCATGGAAAGGTAATCTGTCAGAACAagcccctaaaaaaaaaaaaaaaaaagcaagaaaacttGTGTTATTCTGCTCTTGAAGCAGACGGTTCAGAAACTGGCAAATCAAGACTATATAGCCCTGTAACTGCCGAGATTTATATAAGTAAAACACAACTACCTTAATTAAAAATCACTGCAATGAGGTGTTTGAGACTTTCCCATTGAATGTAGTCAGCAATTTGCTGCCATGGAATAGTAGTTCAAACACTGCTATTCTGAGGAGACTGCTTATTtaacagtatttatttaatctaaacagggttattttatttataattcccAATAGTTATGTTAAAGCAAAGTTATTACTTCTGCTGATTGCAGAAAGTCAGTGTTTGAACATGGTAGTCTAGgtgattttctgtcttttttgctgttttctgtcttttttttttaacactaatcATACCTTTGCGAAAGCAACATGTGGAAAATATCTAATTATGTATGCACATGACTTTAATGCTAATACAAAGTGTTGATTAAAGGATCAGAATAGTGAGCTGGTgtgaaaaatggaaacaaaatgcaacgatttgctcattttataaaaaaaaatgtactaaGAATAGAACATAGAAAACATAGCAAAATCTTAAATGTGACATCTGACtatttcttgaaaaatataAGCTTATCATAGATTTAATAGCATCAACACATCTGGCCAGCATTACATTTTTGCAGATGAATGAATCACGCTTTCTAAGATGCTttgcctctctaaggtgctcttttcaTACAGTTGTGTGCTGAACCTGCTTCCAGTTTACTTTTTTAGTTTCAAAACTTTCctttagctctttttttttcagattttaagcTTTTGTTGACCCAGCTATTGGTGTAAGATGTAagatgttttccttccatcaaattaaagatgatattttattaaattagcaAAATGCCTCACTTTCAACATTTGATTTGTCTTTTGTGTGCCATTATGAATTTAATATTTGTGAGATTTGGTGatcaatctgtttttatttttttttttattttacacagaatCCCAGATGAGGTTATATTAACATAAGTTTTGaagatcttttcttttttttaaatatgttctgTTAAATAAACCAACTGTCAGAGAAacctaaaaagaagaaagaaaaaaaaaaaaaacactgacataTCTAAGTTAGTGTTGTTCTTTTTAACTTATACTAGTGTATATATAGTCAAGGAAATATCCAAATGCTAGCTTGTTACAGTGAATTATTGATTCTGATCAGTTTAACTTTAGCTGAGATGCATTCTGTGTATTttgttaatgttattattattattattattattattattagtagtagtagtagtagtagtagtattactAGTCgtagttgtagtagtagtagtagtcgtagttgtagtagtagtagtagtagtagtagtaactTGTTGATTAATATGAATTTTAAGCTAACATTGTGTCACTTCACTTGTTTGAACACAGACAAGTATGATTTATTCATGCGATTTAACAACCTTAAAGTAATCTGGTATTTGATATGCAGTGACATGTCATTAGCTGCTCAGACAGAAAGttaaaacatgaatatattATTCACTCAAATACTTTAATTGGCCAGCGTTGCATCACCAACTCAGACAGGTGCAATATGATAGGCCTGATCAATATTTCTCATTAACAGATATggacaatattttttaattaggatgataaattcatatttatttgtcgCATGTCCTGCAAACTGCAAACGTTGGTGTCACTTCCTTGTGCTGATACTGGATTATCTTTTTTGTAGCCTGCCACATGAGATTCTGATTAAGATTCTATCATACCTGGATGCTTCTGCACTTTTCAGCGTCAGTCAAATCAATAAGCTCTTCTATCAGCTTGGAAACGATAAGTAAGTATCATACAGGGCTTGTTTGTATTCAGTGAAAACTATATATTAAATACATGAGTATGTTCATCTAAGCCAGCAACAAAAGAACATAAGTAAGAATGTTTCATGCAATTTTTAACCCTTAGggggaaattaatttaaaaaatatatccaATACTATAATTCTGcacacaatttttattttattttgttttatttttctttgttaattattttttgtttaaaatgttagtTTACTGAGATATGGTTACAGTAATTCAAGATGACAGTTGTATTGACTTTTTTGTCAGACTAACTGTTACGTTTGCCCTTGGCTAGGGACCAGGTAAAGGTAACAAAGGAACAAAATCCGGCGTTTTGCAAAAGGAACAACAAGTTTATTCCTAAAccaatcaaacaaaacaaaatacaaagataTTCTCAAAACACATCGGGATCTTTAAAGATAACAGAAATAGGttcctataaaaaaaaacagggaagaAAACCCGGCATATGTCAAACAAAATATGTCTTTTCTCAGGTATAAGGTTAACTACAATAGatctacaaataaagaaaaacaaaagtccaCCAGATAAATTCTGGGATGGTACAatagagaaacaaacaacaaaaacaaaacaaaaaaagaacacgTTAAACAACTCAAAAAGCGACTCCTAATGAGATGCGTCAACTGTCAAATTACTTTACACAAATGCCACTAAACTCAAACAAGAACCAGCTAAAACAAAAGCGgttcaaacaaattaaatgagaGTCTCTTCACCAAAACCGAAATCGATCTGAAAACTCAGCACAATCAAACCTAAATTTCTAAAGGTTTGCCATCCAATGTTTTTCTACTAAACAAGAACAAAGCAAACCCTGGCGCACTGTGTGTCACAAAACAACTCAGCCGCGCTGACAGATGGGTTCTGCACAGCTTTTATGGGCGCGGAGTCCTTCCGGATTGCCATTCTGGATGTGTCCGGGAGAGCAAGCGTCCAGTTCATCGGAGGAAGGGGACTTGTTGTGGAGCAGCAGCTAATCCTCGAGTTGCTCCTGCACAGCAGTGTTTGCAGAATCTGCAACAGGCGAACAGGCCTTGGGCCGTAACACTAACAATTaaagcaaacattaaaaacttcagaaataaatacaggagcTGATTTTACCAGATAGCAGCACAACAGATAGACTTTATTTTTGCTAATTAGTTTAAACCCATTAAAATCTCGTGCATGTACTAGTTCCCTTATGTAAAGGGCTGGTCTGTCCCTTAAAGTCTGAGGCATTTTCCAAGATCATTGCAATAGTTCAGCTTAAACATTTTGGTTAAATGTAATGCTTCTCCTATTTACTGTTAACAAggactaaacaaacaaaatattcatGCTTAATTAATCCTTGGCTTTAAAAGCACTTCAGTATGAAATCAAAATAGTTGTTAATCAATGTTCTGTCAGTTGACAGATTAATTGATCTAAAAAATGTCCTCTTAAAGAATGTTTGTCTGCCTCTATCaagccagacagaaaacagcatttCCTGAACAGTCCTTTAATGTACTTCAATTTCTTTAAAGTGTAATTTAAGAGCAAATCCACTCAAGAGCAAGTCAAAGAATTGTTTGCATCTTAAATTAGCAAAGGAGATTCATGCAACACAATCCATTCATATCGCTTAAATAACCTTTTCTGGTGTTTTAACTAACCAAAATTTGTCAATTTTCTGTGCCTTCCAATACCATCAATGCAGTGCTCTTTGGATGAAGAGATATATGGCTGAGTTCGGcaagaacaaaaagcagaaaactagCGACATGGATGACGTGGTGCTGAAGATGGAGGAACAGGACCAAGCTGCTGGCCATTGGAAGTGGTGCTACCTCACGACTGTAGTGGCCCGGGACACAAAGTGGAAACGACTTCTAGGAAGCATCAGCTGTCACACTGGTCTGCCTAGCCAAACCAAGCAGGTTCTCAGGTGCagtaagagacaaaaaaaaaaaaagaggtgccTTTGAACAGCAGTTTAGATGGAGTATTAGAGGTGTGTTGTTTGCTCAGTGTACCAGCCCCACTTTATTTCACTTACTTGACACTTTAGTAGCACAACAAGCGTTTCTTGAGAGGTTTGCTAATTGAGTTGTTTCAAGCATTTAAGATTATCATCCACTTAGGTGCTAAAAGATGTTTCACTATTTCTCTGGGAACCCTTGTTGTCTTTATACTACTTCACCTTATTTCAGTTGTAGTTCAGTCTGCTGATCAGACTGCATATACCCTGgcataaacttatgaaatttatctttttattatgcTCCTTTGTTCCCTCTCAGCTTGCAGCAGCTCTGTTATACATTCCTACACTGTTAGAAAAGAGTCAAACTTTTGAGATCTACCCCTGCTATGGGGAAAATTCAAGGGCAGAGACAGGAGACAAGCTGCTTGCAATCAAAaacaaagcatgttttttttctttctttcttcatatTGCGCTTAATGACACTGTCACTGTCTTATTAAAGGTGAGAAAGGAGGTCTGTGTCTGAATGCGATGTGTGCTCTAGGGGATGCCAGCACGCAGAGGGAAAGCTCCTTCACCACCTCCACTGTggtttctgctgtgtttttataacCTCTGATTAGAGGCTGTGCAGCACTCAATTTTGAGTTCTGTAGCAGTCGCTGTGCTACAGAAGGGAAGTAGAAATAATTGTGTTCCTTGCAGAGGCAGTCTGAATTGTTGAAATAAATTACTAAGCCCCCCAACCCGTTGtccccaacacacacagacacagatgcATGCAGTCACACCTCCTCTTCCCTCTCTCCTACCACCAGCTGAGACAAATCCCCATAGGGATTTGTCTGTTAGAGACACTGAGAAGCATGCGATTTACCTTGGTAATAATCACAAGACATCACAAATACAGACAGTACAGAGTGAAAATCCCTTAGGTCATCTGGGGCCTCCTGGGCTGCTCCAATTTTTAGCTTTGTTCCTCCACTTAATTGATATTGGATGGTGCCTAGGCGAGATATTGGCTGCGTCACAGTAGGAGCAGCCGTGAATCACAGTTTCGACAGAACTGGATCAAGAGATTTATCACAACAGCTGCAGTTTCATGTCATCCATTGCATATAATTTCATTAGCGAGAACAGCCTTAAAGGAGTTGTGCTACTTCCTATTGctgacaaaaaaatgttaaagctaTTAACTTAATAATTCTACtcattttaaaagcagttttgtAAAATACTGCCCAGTTATTTGAACTGCATTGAATTGGATTGATAGATGGTTCAAGTTTTTTCCTCTTGAGAACATAAACTTAGGTTTTCCTGCTCAATAAGGAAGAAAACCTGTTAATCTCAGTGTTGTTTGTTGGAAATGGAAGCTGTGCTCTCACCCCATCCTGTAAAATTCTGTTTGCTTTACTTCAGCATTGTGTTATCTTCCTCTAGAAACTGGTGTGTCACCTGGGAACTGACAATCACTGATAAGTCAGGACATGAGAGTACTTTGGAGCTGAGCTGGTCCCAGTTCTTCGAGACTTCTCTGACATTGTGCTGGTGCGGTGGAGGCTACTTGCCTGACTACGAGCAGATTTCTACCCTTCAACTCCACGGTGTCCAGAGGAATGCCCTCAGGTTTCCCGGCCTAAACAAGTAAAGACAGTCAGACTCCAATTCACCCGTCTCTCTCTCCTCATCTCTCTCTGAAACCAA encodes:
- the fbxo15 gene encoding F-box only protein 15 isoform X2 — its product is MATRRGQSFTPVEMTLNKNAVKQMAASKAAVSRLRAVRTSKRADKSSPASTHNFMESLPHEILIKILSYLDASALFSVSQINKLFYQLGNDNALWMKRYMAEFGKNKKQKTSDMDDVVLKMEEQDQAAGHWKWCYLTTVVARDTKWKRLLGSISCHTGLPSQTKQVLRNWCVTWELTITDKSGHESTLELSWSQFFETSLTLCWCGGGYLPDYEQISTLQLHGVQRNALRFPGLNKRSLMAKVDMPPLTVRAQVIGQDRLVQLKLLQPRIIIGVWRDQSSVAFIMFTLHFHRLVERSIQGCCIWPYEEPVVKPPFDDIDPEYGLHGYKLHIVLHDTVCELMSGSFSNLSCPRAQISDGLIQLTAISRTNRSQHTPLTGRVSLPWRCEALQGAIENCCIMSLTLLDEFRKPFRCVSCPVVMKPEKSPVSYDYYVFPCCQVPRDSETET
- the fbxo15 gene encoding F-box only protein 15 isoform X3 translates to MATRRGQSFTPVEMTLNKNAVKQMAASKAAVSRLRAVRTSKRADKSSPASTHNFMESLPHEILIKILSYLDASALFSVSQINKLFYQLGNDNALWMKRYMAEFGKNKKQKTSDMDDVVLKMEEQDQAAGHWKWCYLTTVVARDTKWKRLLGSISCHTGLPSQTKQVLRNWCVTWELTITDKSGHESTLELSWSQFFETSLTLCWCGGGYLPDYEQISTLQLHGVQRNALRFPGLNKRSLMAKVDMPPLTVRAQVIGQDRLVQLKLLQPRIIIGVWRDQSSVAFIMFTLHFHRLVERSIQGCCIWPYEEPVVKPPFDDIDPEYGLHGYKLHIVLHDTVCELMSGSFSNLSCPRAQISDGLIQLTAISRTNRSQHTPLTGRVSLPWRCEALQGAIENCCIMSLTLLDEFRKPFRCVSCPVVMKPEKSPVSYDYYGEHFLIFYQDSDIQ
- the fbxo15 gene encoding F-box only protein 15 isoform X4, whose translation is MATRRGQSFTPVEMTLNKNAVKQMAASKAAVSRLRAVRTSKRADKSSPASTHNFMESLPHEILIKILSYLDASALFSVSQINKLFYQLGNDNALWMKRYMAEFGKNKKQKTSDMDDVVLKMEEQDQAAGHWKWCYLTTVVARDTKWKRLLGSISCHTGLPSQTKQVLRNWCVTWELTITDKSGHESTLELSWSQFFETSLTLCWCGGGYLPDYEQISTLQLHGVQRNALRFPGLNKRSLMAKVDMPPLTVRAQVIGQDRLVQLKLLQPRIIIGVWRDQSSVAFIMFTLHFHRLVERSIQGCCIWPYEEPVVKPPFDDIDPEYGLHGYKLHIVLHDTVCELMSGSFSNLSCPRAQISDGLIQLTAISRTNRSQHTPLTGRVSLPWRCEALQGAIENCCIMSLTLLDEFRKPFRCVSCPVVMKPEKSPVSYDYYVTSWACLVSEQAW